The DNA window ACCCTCTTTACTCTCAAAAGTATCTTGGTTTGGCAGATAAATTATATTTGGTCATTCTCCACATAGTATATGCCTggcaataaatgaatgaatgagcaccAGCATCTGAGCACTTATTACcatacaatatatacatgtatagtaatactttttaaaaaagttgtatATGATGATGTGCTGCTTTTTTGCTTAGCTTCATTAGAACTGGCCAGCTCCTTTTTCTCACTTGCCAAGCATGGGGAGTTGGTTTGGAGTTGGTGTTTCATCTTTTCCAGTTACAGTGTGAAAGTAGCCCACCAGCCCACGCTCTTATTCCTAAAGACCGCAGTGACTCCACGGACTTAAGTTCTCATTGCTTCCAGTTTCCTTGGGCAACGCAGCACGCAATTTTGGACGCGCTGCGTGGTTTCAGAGTCGGCTGTAACTTTTCTCACTTTATAATCATCAGGAAAAGTTCCTGATGCCAGTCTTCCAAacgctcaatgaaataaaaaccagATAGCACCGCAGAGGAGGCTGAGATGCAACGACAAAAGCTGTCGTAATTATTAATAATACCTAACCCTGGATCACTCCCCTGATAGATCTGTATCTTTGCAGCAGGCGCAATTCAGTTTGGATTCACCCAAAACAAAAATGGTCTCCGTCGGAGTCAACGCCCTTTCCTGTGCGGACCAATCAGAATCTCAAACACAGGGCACGGGGCCCACACTTCCGTCCGGTCTGCCTGGTCTCTCTAACCGCGCCAGTGTGCCTCCGACTCGGAACGGCTTCCGCGGCCGGGGCAGCGAGGGCCGGGGGCGGCGGGCGGGATGAGTGCGGTGTGCGGTGGAGCGGCGCGGATGCTGCGGACGCCGGGACGCCACGGCTACGCCGCCGAGTTCTCCCCGTACCTGCCGGGCCGCCTGGCCTGCGCCACCGCGCAGCACTACGGCATCGCGGGTGAGGCGGCGCCGCGCAGCTGGGGCCGGggggcggaggcggaggcgggggCCAGCCGGGCTCCAGTTCCTCGCGCTCGAGGGAAAGCCCCTCTGAGCGTAGACGGTTCCGCGGGTCCACGCCAGGGGGCAGAAGAGGCGCTGGTCGGCGCTTCTCCTTTCTTTGCCGAGTGCGAGGAGTTGGTCTGAAGCAGGAGTCGATCTTCCAGTTGTGTGCAAGTGCATATACGTGTAGCCTAGTAGCCCGTGTCCTTGTTCCTTGAGACCGCGCTGCCTCCGCCACGTGTCACACGCCCAGGCACACGTCCCCGTAGGGAGAGCCGGGGGAGCCTGCGCGGTCCCTTGGATCGGTCCGCTCGGCACAGCAGTACGGGGAAGACGGTCTGAGCCAGAACCGACCCAGGGCTCGCGAGTTGGCCCACAATTCCCAGTCTGCATTCGAGCACTGAGCTGCGACCTGCGGGCTGGCCTTCCTAAGGACGATGCTCCTGAATGGACGCCTGGAGTCCCACGGGTGACACCATGAAATATATCAAGTTCAGTTCTTACCTGTAGTTGTCTAACGAGGAATGCACACATTCGCAAGTAGGTGTTACAGACTCCAGTTAATTGTCTCCCGTCGCGCGCATTGGCTCAGCCTGTGGTTaaagctgctcaggaggctgaggcgggaggatcgcttgagcccgggatgttgaggctacaatgagctgagatcacatcactctGCCCCAgcccagtgagctgagatcacatcactccactccagcctgggtgacagactgagaccccgtcttaaaaagaaaaaaggccaagcgccgtgcggtggctcacgtctgtaatcccagcactttgggaggccgaggtgggcggatcacttgagttcgggagttccagaccagcctgaccaacatggagaaaccccatctctactgaaaatacaaaattagccgggcgtggtggcgcatgcctgtaatcccagctactcgggaggctgaggtaagagaatagtttgaacccaggaggcagaggttgcggtgagccgagatcgtgccattgcactccagcctgggcaagaagagcaaaactccgtctcaaaaaaaagagtccaTCTAGTCCGTGGACTAGATGAAAAGGCGTAGGTTCATTCTCGCTTTTGCCTTAATTCATGTCCTAGCTATTATACGCACTGAAGCGAGATGCAAAAACTCATTTCATAATGTCAGTggtctattgtatttttttgttttgtcctacagcagaaaaaaatgttacttctaaaactcagagaaatacttgatttattttcattattagcTCTTAGTGCTTGCACATTCAGATTTACATGGCCCACCAGTTAGACTGAAGACTCATGAGTCTATAATGgtagtagttttctttttttcttttttctttttctctttagagacagggtctcaccctgttgcctaggttgagtagagtggtgcaatcacagctcaccgtagcctccacctcctgggctcatatgatcctcctgtctcaacctcaccagtagctgggaccacaggcatgtaccatcacacctggctaatttttgattttttatttttgtagagacagggtatcactatgttgcccaggctggtccggaACTGGGtgcaagcgatcttcctgccttggcctcccaaagtgctgggattacaggcgtgagccactgtgactggcctgtAATGCTACTTAAAATCTTATGCAAAAACTCTTTAAAGGGaattggtatttaaaaaaaaaaattcagtcatgTTTAAATAGAAGAGATTTTCCCCCTtggtctctataaaaagtaaacataacttttaaaatacaatggCCCTTTGGTAAAATAATCTTTGACAGGTAACATATTAATACTGTTTTCAGCACTTTATTACCACCAGTTATGTAGTAAATCCCACCAAGTATCTCCgcattcatattttgttttaaaatcctgTGTGAGATGTGTTTTAGATTTACTGGTGAGGAGTGCAGTCCCTGGGGTCTGTAAGCCAGAGGTTTCTCATCTGTCAGTAGGAATGATAACACCAACTTGGAAGGTTTGTGTCTCTGGTGCCTTGTCTGGCTACAGAGTAGGCCCTTAAGTATTTCACCCCCCTGTTAGGTCCATGTCTGAATTCCAATCATAGGTGCAATGGGAAGTTGAATATTTAGTAACTGAAGTACAATatggaaaaacagaaatagagaacACATTTGGTATTCATGTCCCAAAAACTTTAGGGAGAAATTGATCACCTGACCATTTGGTATTCAAGGTCCCAAATACTTTGGGGAAAAATTTGTGGTATTAAAATCAGGTATCAATTACTTGATAACTCCTTGACTTTCGATGTTACCCTGGCAGGTTCAAAGGGAtgaccttgattttttttctctttaggctGTGGAACCCTACTAATATTGGATCCAGATGAAGCTGGGCTAAGGCTTTTTAGAAGGTAAGGGGGCTGAAATTATTAAAGGTATATATTGTTGCTATTAAAGCCTTAATAGAATTAGGTTTTGACTCTTTgattaatgttttaatatacaGTATAAAAGGAACCTTGGCGTTTGCATAGGATGAAGCTTATTTTTAGCTGattgtggtggtgcgcacctgtagtcccagctattcccaagtctgaggcagaaggatcacttgaggccgggagttcaagaccagcctcgtgGGCAACATAGGAGGACCCCGtctctaaaagaaattttttttttttatgcacagagtctggctctgtcacccaggctggagtacagtggcgccatcttggctcagtgcagtcttcccctcctgggttcaagtgattctcctgcctcagcctcccaagtagctgggattataggtgcccgccaccacacccggctaatttttgtattttttagtagagatggggtttcatcattttggccaggctggtctcaaactcctgacctcaggtgatctgcccaccttggcctcccaaagtgggtattatatgcgtgagccactgggcccagcctaaaaatttttttaatttttaggccgtagtcccagctacttgggaagctgaggtgggaggattgcttgagtccagttcaaggctgtagtgagctgtgattgggccactacactccagcctggatgacagaacaagactctttctctcaaataaaaaacaaaacaaatctgaagCCTGTCTCTTAGTGTCCactcataaattataaaatttaaacataaaaaaatgtgGAGCAGTATACTGTGTACTATTACATTTTTGGACTACTACATTCCACTGGActgttttttttaacctttctgaatCTGTTGCCATATTTGTCAAGTACCTACTCTACTTAACTCCCGTAGTTGTGCAGATTACATGAGATATACGTGTTAAAATGTGtgataaattgaaagaaaaaaaaccataattgttattttttttgttgtgtagCTGCCTATGTAagtgttgtatttttttgttgtttgttttttcctagtGTAGCTTTGACTGGAATGATGGTTTGTTTGATGTGACTTGGAGTGAGAACAACGAACATGTCCTCATCACCTGTAGTGGCGATGGCTCGCTGCAGCTCTGGGACACTGCCAAAGCTGCAGGGCCACTGCAAGTCTATAAAGAACACGCTCAGGAGGTAGGAGGGAAATCTTTCTGggctgattatttttctttcttcgaCTTTGGTTGAAATCCATTTGGGGATGGACACATGGAGAAATATCTTCAGGGGACAAGTTTAAACGTTAGCATTTCTTATACATACTAGATGTCACTTATTATTTGATTATTCAAACATAAAGTACCTCTTGGCCTAAGgagtggggaaagaaaagaaaaggtcagTCTTCTCATTAGGCAGAAAGAACACCTCCAGCAGTGTACTCTGGCACCATTTCCTCCTGAGAGGCCCATCACTTTCTTTGTGCTCTAAGAATGTGCTTGCCACATGGTGCCTTAAGGTAGAGGTAGGTGGACTTTTCACATAGACATCACAAGATTGCCTTTGGGGCTTCAGTGAGATTCCCGAGGTGTTTCAGAGTATATTGGAGCAAGAGCATAAAATACTGAGTATGAGGCAGAACTTACTGAAGGGATTTTATATCTAAATCTGGTTCATGTGtctagattttgtgtgtgtgtatgtatagcaTAGAAAATAGTTTGGGCTTCAGTTGTACtaacatacatgtatattttcaGTGAACATAAAGACAtcctctttttgtgtttttaccttaaatgttttaagattttCCTTAAGGGAGCAGTACATCCTTCAGATGAAAACTTGCTAATCTACTTTCAAATTTTTGtccaccacagtgcctggcccgagaaggccctcaataaatgcttattagaTGCAAGAATATCAGTCTTTTGTGGTAAAGATTAGTTATGTGAGGGGTCCAGATGTTTTATAGCTGTAGCTATTGACAATCAAGATTTCTAAGATTGttactgaaataatgaaaaattttagtttctattttaattatgatAGCTATTTGAATAAATGTAGTTGTAAATTACTATGTTTTCAGGGAATTACTGAATATTAAGACAATTTTGGTAAAGGAGAAATTTTAGTTTCAGGATAATCAATGCACGAATCTCTACAGAACAGTATGTCCAAAATTCAGATACTTTTGTGGAACCTgtgtgaatttgtgtgtgtgtgtgtgtgtgtgtgtgtgtgtgtgtgtgtgtgtgtcagggtctcactctgttgcccaggctagagtgcagtggtgcaatcttggc is part of the Homo sapiens chromosome 6, GRCh38.p14 Primary Assembly genome and encodes:
- the PEX7 gene encoding peroxisomal biogenesis factor 7 isoform X2 codes for the protein MSAVCGGAARMLRTPGRHGYAAEFSPYLPGRLACATAQHYGIAGCGTLLILDPDEAGLRLFRSFDWNDGLFDVTWSENNEHVLITCSGDGSLQLWDTAKAAGPLQVYKEHAQEVYSVDWSQTRGEQLVVSGSWDQTVKLWDPTVGKSLCTFRGHESIIYSTIWSPHIPGCFASASDSGTFQSLTLFLKQWSIIQSLLVV
- the PEX7 gene encoding peroxisomal biogenesis factor 7 isoform X1 encodes the protein MSAVCGGAARMLRTPGRHGYAAEFSPYLPGRLACATAQHYGIAGCGTLLILDPDEAGLRLFRSFDWNDGLFDVTWSENNEHVLITCSGDGSLQLWDTAKAAGPLQVYKEHAQENLLVTGAVDCSLRGWDLRNVRQPVFELLGHTYAIRRVKFSPFHASVLASCSYDFTVRFWNFSKPDSLLETVEHHTEFTCGLDFSLQSPTQVADCSWDETIKIYDPACLTIPA